In Vidua chalybeata isolate OUT-0048 chromosome 4, bVidCha1 merged haplotype, whole genome shotgun sequence, the genomic window AGTATGTAAGCCTTTAAACTGTATTAAACACCTGGAGTAGTCTTGTGGTTCTCATGAATTTGCTAGTCAGAACACATTTAGAATGTGGGAAGAGTACTTCTGACTCTACAACCCACTGGGAACATGCTCATGTTAAGTGTTCAATCCTGAAAAATTACCATTACCAgtgtgaggccgggtggccaCCACGTGtgtgcgggcactccagggtaaTGGCGTCTGCCACgctggtagtgctgagtgctgtggcgcgggtaacgcagctttggtagcttcacacgctgagaggagatgaagagacgagagaaggacacttgtttgtgagcccaaagagtctttattcccccaggcGGGGCAGGAATAAAGGTGCTCTCAGGGTGGGTGCAGTGACAAATGCCAGAGAAACAAAGCATGGCAGCAgattaaatagggggtgggtggacaggggtggaaacctcTTTCACCCAATGGGGCCAAACGATAGAGGGATGACATCGactataacaaccaatggtaacacAACAGAGGTGGGCACAAAGTCCAGGAcaatagaaaggctaaggtggggtgattgatacagaactttcttgaagaagctgggggtggttacaggattgacaGCTGACAGGGAGGGAACAAACCCTGACTGAgggaccaaataaggagaaaacagggagaggtgaggagattgacaggtGACTGGGGATCCAAGTGGtgggtaaacaacttggagcaaaccactgtgaggggaaagaTGGGGtggtacaaggaacaaacctaactaatattaataaaagaactgactaaataaaaccaaaccacaacagCAGTCATTtattggcttttttccttttttccccccctctcaTGAACCTAGTAGCAGGTGGTGGGAATGTCAGAGCACACACTTAACTTCTCGTTGCATGGTTATTTCTTCAGCTAATGAAGCCTTTTGAGAATACTTTTCAAGCTACTTATCCAGAATGGAAACCAGTGTTGTGGACTTGATATTATGTTGGCTACATGTGaatattcttttcttaaaaaccaAAGCTCTTGAGCCCCTCATAGGGTATTGTAAAAATTCTTAGTTTTACTAAGAATTGCTTAAAGATACAGTTTTCAGAGTTCTGAATACTGTGCACCTGCGAAAGGTTATTTTAAGTTAGCTTCTTACTATCTCAGAGAGAACAATTTGTAACTATTAGCAGGAGCTCTTAACAGCTTAGAAAACTTCATAACACCCCAAATCTAAACTAGTAGGTAATTAACAAGAGGGATTTTGGACATCtggatttgttttctgtctctaaAAAAAGCTGGGGTGGTCTATAAGAAAAATCTGGGGGTAATAGACCTATCTTACCTGGTCAATGTGTATTTGTCAGAGAGAGGTGAATATGAGTAAGAGGGAATTAAGAGTGATGGGACAAAgcctaaaaatacttttctgatGCCAGCATCTTCTTAAGAACCATCTAGCATAATAACCCTTTATAAGTAGCACATACCTAGGGAGATGTATAAAACAAAGACGTGTAATGATAGTTCCCCAGAATATACTTTCAAATCACAGCAACTGAGACAAAATGGTTTGGTATTTAATGGCCCAGTAGACTAAAAAAGTAATACTGGCTGGAAAATTATGACTTCTGGAATCAGTGCAAGGTTCTGGTCCTGTACTAGTTTCTGCAATAAGTTCAGTAAGAAATACTTGGTTAGGCACATGAAAAATGTACCTCATTTTctatttgaaatgaaaacttgCTGGGTTTGTTGTAGACTTAAGTACATCTTGTCTTGGAATAATTTGTCTGTTTCTTATTGCCGTCTCTACGTCTTCTGTCCGCATGGGATAGTTGTAATTTTTCTTAACTTCAGATTGTGTGAAGATGGTTAGGAGGCAAAATTTGTGGTTTTCCCTTGCTCCAGCTGATTATCTTCTGTAAGTTATTCTTGGCCTGATCTTGTTTTTGCTTGGGAAGAGGTTTGTTGTTGAAAGTTTGTATGCCAAAAGAACCTTTTTCTCTCATTAGAGCAGGAAGGAAACTTGTTGCAATACTAATAATGAAACTTGTCTGGTTTTACAGCTGAAGATTTCTGAGTTTTagtgaaggaaaaatatctaCTAAAGgcattaattttgtttcttttttagttttagGAGCCTTTGAAAATATCCTTCTTTCTGGATGCCTTCCATATTTTAAACTGCTGCCTAGAACACAACTATAATGTTCAAAGAAACTTAAAAGTGACGTTTCTGTCCTGTTGACATAACCCCTAGTTTCAGTTGTTGAAATTATGTCACTCTTTTACTCAATCCTCCATAGacccagaaaaataattctctgaCTATTTATTGTAAAGGCTTTATAAGATTGGTGCAACTTAGTAATGTACTTGGAGTTCAACatattttctggattttctaAATGTATAGGTTCATATAACTGCATCTCTCATACACTTAATGGCATATATTAGAAATACAGTGTGACCCAATAACAGTTGCAatggaaacagtaaaaataatgaaagaagcCTTAATGTGATGGctcttggttgttttttttctttttcaatttcctattttttgtGTTGGATTCTGGCTTTATTCGTTATGAGAAGGTATGTGGACAGCATAACATGGGTATGGTAGAAGCCAATACTGAGCTTTCTTTTGCAAGTGTTTGGTCCTTTGTGACTTGCTTGCATGGGAAAGTTTGTGTGCTGTAAGTTAGGCTGTAAATTTGTAGTGCATTAGCTGTTGTATAGAAAATTCCATGTAGACATTTAGCACATatggaaaacatttccattcAGCAATGATTCCTGCGTGCCGAAGGTACTGCAGTCAGTTATTTGTGTGGTGAGATCATTCACACAGAGGTCAGCTTATAGCACCAAGTTTGCTATGAAGTTGTGAAACTTggtctgttttaattttcacatgggcataagggagaagaaaactactttttaaaaaatccattcttCAGAACAAGCAGTGGTAAACCTCTTAAAGTTGTCTGCACATGCAGGTCTCTAAATTATCTCAAACTCACACCACACTTGAGCATCTGTTTAAGAAGTCAGGGCAGCAGGCAGTTTCTTAGTAGGTAGGTATATAAATTGTGCAACTTGCTATTATTCCTAGGAGTAATCAGGAAGTTCTCACAGAGATCCTGATGTTTCTTTCAGAGCTTGATTGTGGACAACACAGAAACTGTGTTCTTCTCAGCTGTGTTGGTAACACATTAGATAATCTGCTCATGTGTACATTATAAACACTGGTGCTGTCTGTCCTGAAAGAGCTATTGTGTTATGGTGGAGTAAGGCAGGATGGTCCCTTGCTACCTGGCCTATCCCAAATCCATGGAGAAATACAGGACTTTGTTTTCATGCTTACGAAGTCTGGCACCTTTTAATGAGCAGTAAAGTCACTCTAATATTGAAGTTGGATGTTTTTATGGCCAAGTGTGTCTTGTGTATTCTGGGGGTGGGAGAatcctgcagcagtgctgagccaTTCTGAGGCTCAGAGGACAGAGCTGCTCGGTTTTACTTGGCGATTCTGCCGCCTTTAAGAGTGCACAGCGCGCTCCTACAACCATAAGACTGTTCCTATCTGTGCATGTAAACACATAAATGAGCTGTTTTATACTGGCAGTTAGAGACTCCAGAGAGTTGTGAAGCTGTGAGATATTGCTTCACTAAGGGTGGTTGCAATGGCTTGGCCCACAGCCTACGGCTTTGTTGCCTCCAATAGGTGTTAGCAAATGGCAGTGCTAATGCACTTAATGATATCATTACTAATCAGCAGCCTGGTCAGAACAATTGACCTTCATTGATCTtggtatttctgcttttatttctttctcttccctttatGATAAGCTGTGCAAGCtatttgcctttgaaaataatgcaaGCAGTTATAGTGTAACACTTTAATTTTAGTttgactaatttattttaatgatcaGTATTATGAAttgtttcttcctctgtttaATCAGTGTGCCATGCCGAATTGAATGCCATCATGAACAAAAACTCAGCTGATGTGAAAGGCTGCAGCATGTATGTTGCCTTATTTCCCTGTAATGAATGTGCAAAGCTCATCATCCAGGCAGGTAAGCAGTAGTGCCAGCTTACTTTTTCAGGGTTGCAGTGCTGCCTGCTCATTGGCATCTTCTAATAGATGTATTTGATGTTAAACTGCTGATAGATCTAAATTAATTATACTGTCAACCTCATAGGATGCTActtgtgggggttttttgcaTCTGAATGGTGCCAAATTTTTCCAGTGCTAATTGCATCTACTGTGATTCTAAACGTGCTTCTAATTTAGGTTTGTAACTTCTTAGACCAGGAGCTGCCAAAGAACAACACGGGCTTTGCATATAATTACTGTCAATTTTACTGTGCTCTGGCACATTGAATAGAGTAGGGCAGAAGAAATAAACTTCTGCATGACAAAAGGTCTGTTGGGAGTATATACAcgaaattttaatttgaatgtgATGCATAGTAGATAtttgaagattttaaaatatctttgctCATAAATGTCATAAGATTTCTATGATCCTACTTTAATTATGTCTTTCATTACAATTATTATAAatctgtgccactgcagcaaGTGTGCTGGCCTAAATGTGTCTCCTTTTTTGAGATTAGGCAGTATCTGCAGCAGGCTTCAGTTCTGTAAAAATCTCTGCTTAAAGTAGCATGTATTTTGCTCACTGAGTAAAGTCATGCAGTCCCAGCATGGCTTGCTGTTCTGGAGTGTCTCTCAGCACTAATGGCCACAGGAATATAGGAAGAGAGCAGCAAACAGAACGCTTCTATATTTTGGTTCAGTATGGTTTGAAATCAAGAGAGGTGAGTGTCGTAGCACGCATCCccagccaggtaataattagcattgactccatgattccagaaggCTGGTCCATGgctttattatactatactcATTAAGAAACCCATCGCTCTTACAGACAGTCCAGTAGTTCTACCTAACTGGTCTTTCAATTaaacaccatcaccactggccaattaagaaatcaccctttggtaaacaaatctccgTAACACATTCCTTATGTTCccaacaacaggtgcagcaagtgaagataagaattgtttatcattcttttctttgatcttctcacagccttgcccaggacaatgcctgggaaagctgtgcctgttgctctctgtggccagagagaTGCTGCCACAGGTGAAGAGGGAAACATGATGGTATTCTGCATTTGTGCTTCATACAGTTCTCCTACTTACAGACTCAAAATCAAATGGTCTTCAAGGTAGATTGGCTGCTTGTTCTCAATGTAGTCACTCATCCTTTTCCTTATGCACTTAGGTCAGCACTAAATTGCAATGTATTGATATTCATGCTGTCTGGCAAACACAGGAAGATGTTGATCAGCTATGAAACGCTTGTGAATTCTCTTTTGAAGCCTTTATATTTCTCCCCTTCCTAAGTGATTTAGGCAAAGATCTTTCAGCAATTTTACACAGCATACATTTGTGAGTAGAGGTGTACCATGGAGTTGTAGAGCATGTGGATGAATGCTGCCTCTTCTAATTTTGTGCACCAGacattactatttttttcagtgtaattcTAACATTTTTTCTATGTGACTTCTTTAGGCATAAAGGAAGTTATTTTCATGTCCGACAAGTATCATGACACTACAGAAATGACAGCTGCACGGCGGATGTTTGATTTGGCAGGTATTATATATAGGTGAGAGAATTAACTTTTTACTCTAGAATGGAAAAAAGGGGGATGTGAAAGATGCCAACTTTAGggcaaatgtttttcttctttcagtcatgtagcattttgtttctctgcagtGTTTGTAGTTGGCTTGCTCTTTAGAAGGACTGTTGCACCATTCTTTTGTCTTGTGAATGGTTAGAGTTCAATTTTGAAACGTTTGTATGAGAAAATGGTCCATGACTCGTTTTGTTCCTGGAATGCAAGTGAAATCGCCAAGGGGGTGATTATTTATTACATTGTCCTCAGGAGAATCTTCTTTGACCCTGCTTTGGGCAGGAGGTAGGGCTAAATAATCTCCTGAAGTCACGTGTAACCTGAATTATCCTGTGATCATATGCATTGGACTGAAACAACCAactgattttttgttgttgtttttgtggaTTACTCCATCCTAATTGAAACTTCAGTATCTTTTTGTTCCTGTCAATTTGGAAAAGTGTCAAACAAGCCGCCCATAATTAATTCTTGGAACTTACAGCTGTTCATCTTCTTTGGTCAGCTTTTAGGTGAGAAAAGGGTGAAACTTGGAATCTTTGCCTTAGAGTAATGATAACGTGAAAAATGTTTCAAGAGTGGGGTTTTTAAAGACACTGACAGAGATACCTAAAGCCAATCTGTTCAACAGCGAGTTTGATGGGAGTAGCATGCTGTGGGTGAGGCTAATTATGTAGTCAGGGAGGCTTTGCAATTCTAAAAAGTTTTACAGTATTAATATAAAGACTTTGAAAAATTTGCAAACATAACAATTCTGACAGATAAAATTTTAGGATGAAAGATACCTACTGGGCTAAGAAACATCcatggaaaaacacagcagtACTTGAAATTCAATTTTAGTCCTTCAGTGTATTTCCTGTCTACTAAGACTATTTGACTAAGAAGCATAAATCATTCTCTTGCAAGTCAAATCTTGTAACTTCTCCAAAGTGAGAAATGTTTCTTGCATTTCAGGTTGCTATTCAGAACAAAGCATTCAGAGTTTCTGTGGTCAGCAGCATGTGCTTTCCTGCGTTGACTGTTACTTATCCTCATATCGATTGCTGAGGATGTAGGTGGTACTTAATGAATCTCTTGAACTGAACTGCAGAGCTTAATTAGGCACTAAATCCACACTATTTGCATAATCTTTTGTTTACTGGTAGACTGGAAAATATATGCTCAGTCCCTGTATACCTTCCTTGCTAATTGCTGTAGCAGATGCTGTAATGATaataaaaggaaacattttgcGGCAGTATTAATTTTAGAGTTCTAAagttacaatttttaaattattccctCTTAACTAGTTTGGGTTTTACCCAGTATGGCATAATGTGATCTATTCTCCTTCcacaaaaaatattctattatgCTGACACAAAGCTTGAAAGTGTTTTTCTAAAACTCGGCAGGAAAAACTTGATCAAAATATCAATATTATCAAAATATATTCCAAATATCTTTtttatatgcatacatatacagaagatttaaatattttttctgtatacCTATATCTGTACCTAGatctttaaatatatattaaaaatatttgaaatattaatatatatgaACAAAAATCACAGACCTGGTAACATTATGCCACCACCTGCAGCTAAGTTGGTAAAAGTCCTTTGACTCCTGGGTAATTTATAAATTCCAATAGCTGAAGAATGTAGAGGGTAACTCACCCCATGTGTCTCTTTGTCTTAGTCTTTCTTGTCCAGGATTCTCTCAGTGTGGTGCACTATAATTGGCTCCCATAGAGAAGAAAACTACAAGAATCCAAGGAtgtgttttttgggatttttttattccttcaaaaATTTAGCTAGAACTAAAGCAAGCAAACTGTTTTAACTACTCACtaatatctgtatttttcttttttttagggAATTCAAGCCAAAGTGTAACAAGATCATCATCGACTTTGATTCAATTAACAGCAGACCAAGTCAAAAGCTTCTGTGAATTATGTCTCATTAAGTCTTTAGAAGAGTGTGATTATCCTTTTCTAAAAAGCTGCTAATGCCTTTCATCTTAAAGTTACTTGCAACTTTTTAATGGTTTCTGTAGCTAAAGTAGACGTATAAGAAATCCAAGGCATAAAATGTCCTGTTCACTTCATCTTGTCATGTGGAATCTAAATCTACTTGAAAATTTTTTATGCCTTTATCAAAACTGCTTAAAAAGTGGAGACACATAGATGAAACAATGTAAGTAAAGAAAACTGTTCTGATTCTTCCTGTATTCATCACCACATGCTCTGATGGGCTGTCAGCACAGATTTAGCCTCAGTTTATCAGCACTACTTGTAACCAGTAGTACGGTGGAATATGCTAATAGATGTTGATCTCTCTGTTGGATATGTGGGTCTTCACAGTTGACCccaataaagaacaaaaaatgttaTCCGTGCAAATTCTAATCTTCCAACTAGCATAACactaatatattttaaaggttttacAGCTTTAGGAATGTGTGCCATTCTGCTTGTTACCCAACaaatgaaatgctgatttttcttttaactgctATCTGACATTGCCATACTTGGGGAGGGTTGAGAGAGGAAGCTGTTCTGAGAATTGTCCATGCCTGAGTGAGCTTTACAGGTGATTTcaaatcctcattttcctcAAGACTCCACAATTGAGGGGGCTTGAGGGAGTAAATAATTTGGTGCTTTACCTCTGGGACTTTTACTCTGAGTTTGTTTTcatatgtaaaagaaaataaatttattggTCTAAGCTGTTCCTAGATAATCCAACATAGCTCAGTCTTAAACTCCACCTGTAAAGTAACTGAATCATTTTTTGTCCTTTGAGAGAAATTGGAGGTATTCAACCCATGTCCATATCTTTGCCAAAAGATGTAATTATGGTGTTAGCTTGTTTCCCAGTGCTGACATAGTACCTCCATTTTCATAAATGTTGCCTAAAATAAtatcctttttaattttatcttgaGATCTGGGAATAGATTTGAGTTCATTTTctctaatttgatttttaaaaattaagtatgCCTAATGGCTTTGTTTAGATAACATTggtggttgtttgttttgttggttttggttttatttcgtttttttttttttttttaatgtggttaTACTTCAAtgagcttttattttctctacaaAAGCTTTGTTTCATATTTTGGGACATTATGTAATTTGGCTTCATACCAGTATTATTAAAGTCTTATTAAAATCCACTACACTGAAGTAGACTCATTATTATAATATTAAGTCATGCACTTGGCTCCAGAGCACTGCTGTTTTTGCAATCATATGGAAAGCATATTTTGTGCATTTGTGAtattacataaaatataatGTTCATGAACCATTTGACTACTAAAGGGATCACTGTAATGTATTATGTGTCCATTTATAAGATAATTTCTGAGTTTCTTTTTCCTACAGCTGTTTTCCACGTCAAAATTGGTCTGTGGCCTAGTGCCAGAAGAAGAATTTTACACATATgtggggggcaggggggtggggggggagagCATGAAACCTGAAAAATGACGTTAATAAAAGGTCACTAAGCCAGTTTATGCACATCTTTTTCTTTGGTCTGAATTAGTAAGTAAAAGCATTTTGACTTATACATATCTGGCAATAGGacagaggggaaagaagaagcagaatttttgtgttttgctgcaaaattgctattttcttaatatataaTTGCTAATCTAAGTTcagatttaaaatgtatatgCATTGTGATTCGAGTTACTGTAGTGTTTCATGTTAGG contains:
- the DCTD gene encoding deoxycytidylate deaminase isoform X3, with product MSGAQPGHQQNGEASCKKREDYLEWPEYFMAVAFLSAQRSKDPSSQVGACIVNSENKIVGIGYNGMPNGCSDDVLPWTRTGADRLDTKYPYVCHAELNAIMNKNSADVKGCSMYVALFPCNECAKLIIQAGIKEVIFMSDKYHDTTEMTAARRMFDLAGIIYREFKPKCNKIIIDFDSINSRPSQKLL
- the DCTD gene encoding deoxycytidylate deaminase isoform X4, encoding MAVAFLSAQRSKDPSSQVGACIVNSENKIVGIGYNGMPNGCSDDVLPWTRTGADRLDTKYPYVCHAELNAIMNKNSADVKGCSMYVALFPCNECAKLIIQAGIKEVIFMSDKYHDTTEMTAARRMFDLAGIIYREFKPKCNKIIIDFDSINSRPSQKLL
- the DCTD gene encoding deoxycytidylate deaminase isoform X2 yields the protein MSGAQPGHQQNGSEASCKKREDYLEWPEYFMAVAFLSAQRSKDPSSQVGACIVNSENKIVGIGYNGMPNGCSDDVLPWTRTGADRLDTKYPYVCHAELNAIMNKNSADVKGCSMYVALFPCNECAKLIIQAGIKEVIFMSDKYHDTTEMTAARRMFDLAGIIYREFKPKCNKIIIDFDSINSRPSQKLL